Proteins co-encoded in one Enterobacter sp. R4-368 genomic window:
- a CDS encoding flagellar hook-length control protein FliK — MIIRPSTPTPASDSGRQTASTSSAQEEGEFSSALKKKLAAEQPAKTDKTAPAQEGTKKPADKKEEPSGDARPAQPATLAIDPLAQVAQTIALPAEVTTADALLAQGEQTAQPALADLATLPQNATEPALAATATPANTLTAANVATDAQAADPLAQATFAAAPAENVQTPVTAAPERSPATGKGQGITTALHMATPLAQKTVEGSDSPLPATDTAQLSGNGQTQAAPASESFATALHAVKAGEPLPQLSVISHAAPVSAPSTTAALASPAMATGTLQAEVGTPAWQQSLGQQIAVFTRNGVHHAELRLHPEDLGALQISLRVNNDQAQVHFVSESHQVRSALESAIPNLRTMLEESGISLGQSSVGAETSSSAGEMTSGNASGQGKSDPEQGEAAISREEERPVLSRVMHYSRGINTFA, encoded by the coding sequence ATGATTATCAGACCTTCTACCCCTACTCCCGCCAGCGATAGCGGACGCCAGACGGCATCCACCTCATCCGCGCAGGAAGAGGGCGAGTTTTCTTCCGCGCTGAAAAAAAAGCTGGCGGCAGAACAACCCGCAAAAACCGACAAAACTGCGCCTGCGCAGGAAGGCACTAAAAAACCTGCGGATAAAAAAGAGGAGCCGTCAGGCGACGCCCGTCCGGCGCAGCCTGCGACGCTGGCTATCGATCCGCTGGCGCAAGTAGCGCAGACAATCGCGTTGCCAGCGGAGGTGACCACCGCTGATGCGCTGCTTGCCCAGGGCGAACAGACCGCGCAACCGGCACTGGCGGATCTGGCGACGTTACCGCAGAACGCGACTGAACCTGCACTTGCTGCAACCGCAACCCCGGCAAACACGCTTACAGCAGCCAACGTGGCGACCGATGCTCAAGCCGCTGACCCGTTAGCGCAGGCGACTTTCGCCGCCGCTCCCGCTGAGAACGTGCAGACGCCAGTGACCGCCGCCCCGGAGCGCTCACCCGCGACCGGCAAAGGGCAGGGGATAACCACAGCGCTTCACATGGCGACACCGCTTGCGCAGAAAACCGTTGAAGGCAGCGACTCCCCTTTGCCGGCAACGGACACCGCGCAGCTTAGCGGCAATGGGCAAACCCAGGCCGCACCGGCCAGCGAAAGTTTCGCCACGGCGTTGCATGCGGTGAAAGCGGGTGAACCGCTACCGCAACTGAGCGTGATTTCTCACGCGGCACCCGTTAGCGCACCGTCAACAACGGCAGCATTAGCCTCTCCGGCGATGGCGACCGGCACCTTACAGGCGGAGGTTGGCACGCCTGCGTGGCAGCAATCGCTGGGGCAGCAAATTGCGGTGTTCACCCGTAATGGCGTTCACCATGCGGAACTGCGCCTGCATCCTGAGGACTTAGGCGCGTTGCAAATCAGCCTGCGCGTGAATAACGATCAGGCCCAGGTTCATTTCGTTTCTGAGAGCCATCAGGTGCGTTCAGCGCTGGAATCGGCGATACCGAACCTGCGCACCATGCTGGAAGAGTCCGGCATTTCGCTCGGACAGAGCAGCGTGGGGGCAGAAACCTCCTCCTCGGCAGGGGAGATGACATCGGGCAATGCTTCCGGGCAAGGAAAGTCTGATCCAGAACAA
- the fliE gene encoding flagellar hook-basal body complex protein FliE has translation MSMNAIGGVLDQIQSQARKVSDASALNPFTSNRNVENKSQFSDILFNSINNISQMQTTAKTQSQAYLAGVEGIGLNDVMVSMQKSSLALNLGIQVRNKLVNAYQDIMNMPV, from the coding sequence ATGTCTATGAATGCAATAGGCGGGGTACTGGATCAGATTCAGTCCCAGGCCAGAAAAGTCTCAGACGCATCCGCGCTGAACCCCTTTACTTCGAACCGTAATGTCGAGAATAAGTCACAATTCTCTGATATTTTATTTAACAGTATTAACAATATTAGCCAAATGCAGACCACCGCTAAAACCCAGTCACAGGCTTATCTGGCCGGTGTCGAAGGTATTGGCTTAAACGATGTGATGGTTTCAATGCAAAAATCATCGCTGGCATTAAATCTTGGTATTCAGGTACGCAACAAATTAGTAAATGCATATCAAGATATTATGAATATGCCGGTATAA
- the cheZ gene encoding protein phosphatase CheZ has translation MSGLENTQPEDDFKSIFSRVGQLTRLLRDSLVDLGLDRTIVEAAEAIPDTRERLNYVVAKTAQAAERVLTCVEEARPQQEAISAQAEDLSARWDAWFADPVELPVAKELVTDTRQFLVQAPMMSRQTNEHLMEIMMAQDFQDLTGQVIRRMMLLIEMVEKELIQVLLAYVPESLQQEKEAEAEAKTAAMLVNGPQIDSSKAGVMASQDQVDDLLDSLGF, from the coding sequence ATGAGCGGCTTAGAAAATACGCAGCCAGAAGACGACTTTAAAAGCATCTTCTCCCGTGTCGGACAACTGACACGACTGCTGCGCGACAGCCTGGTCGACTTAGGTCTGGACCGCACCATTGTTGAAGCGGCAGAGGCGATCCCCGATACGCGTGAACGCCTGAACTACGTGGTAGCGAAAACGGCGCAGGCGGCTGAACGCGTTCTGACCTGTGTGGAAGAAGCGCGCCCGCAGCAGGAGGCAATTAGCGCACAGGCGGAAGATCTCTCCGCCCGCTGGGATGCCTGGTTCGCCGATCCGGTGGAATTGCCGGTCGCCAAAGAGCTGGTCACGGATACCCGCCAGTTCCTCGTTCAGGCGCCGATGATGTCCCGCCAGACCAACGAGCATCTGATGGAGATCATGATGGCACAGGATTTTCAGGATCTTACCGGCCAGGTGATCCGCCGCATGATGCTGCTTATCGAAATGGTCGAGAAAGAGCTGATTCAGGTGCTGCTGGCTTACGTGCCGGAATCACTCCAGCAGGAGAAAGAGGCGGAAGCGGAAGCAAAAACAGCCGCCATGCTGGTCAATGGCCCGCAAATTGACAGCAGCAAAGCGGGTGTTATGGCGTCGCAAGATCAGGTCGACGACCTGCTCGATAGTCTGGGGTTCTAA
- the fliG gene encoding flagellar motor switch protein FliG, with the protein MNAAQKSAIVMLTLGDERAAEVFKHLNTHEVTLISSAMVHIGSYTHDQLGTVMKEFRRDSGEFAVLDVNTNEYLRSALVKALGEERANSLLEDLLDANDERNGIETLNFMEPQMVFDLIRDEHPQIIATILVHLKRSQAADLLAKFDERERNDIMLRIATFGGVQPVALQELTEVLNNLLHGQNIKRNKMGGVRPAAEILNMMKSHQEDAAIEAVREYDQELAQKIIDEMFLFENLVEMEDRSIQRILQEVDNESLLVALKGVDDALRDKFFRNMSKRQADIMRDDLNSRGPVRMSQVENEQKAILLIVRRLAETGEIVLGGGDDVYV; encoded by the coding sequence ATGAACGCCGCCCAGAAAAGCGCCATAGTCATGCTGACGCTCGGTGACGAGCGTGCAGCCGAAGTGTTTAAACACTTGAATACCCATGAAGTTACGTTAATCAGTAGCGCCATGGTCCACATCGGCAGTTATACCCACGATCAGCTGGGCACGGTGATGAAAGAGTTCCGCCGTGATTCGGGTGAGTTTGCCGTGCTGGATGTGAATACCAACGAATACCTGCGCAGTGCGCTGGTGAAAGCGTTGGGTGAAGAGCGGGCGAATTCGCTGCTGGAAGATCTGCTGGATGCCAACGATGAGCGTAACGGTATTGAGACGCTCAACTTTATGGAACCGCAGATGGTCTTTGACCTCATCCGCGATGAGCATCCGCAGATTATCGCTACCATCCTTGTGCATCTGAAACGCAGCCAGGCAGCCGATCTGCTGGCGAAATTCGATGAGCGCGAACGTAACGACATCATGCTGCGTATCGCCACCTTCGGCGGCGTGCAGCCGGTGGCGTTGCAGGAACTGACCGAAGTGCTGAACAACTTGCTGCACGGTCAGAACATCAAGCGCAACAAGATGGGCGGTGTACGTCCGGCGGCGGAGATCCTCAACATGATGAAATCCCACCAGGAAGACGCGGCTATCGAAGCGGTGCGCGAATACGACCAGGAGCTGGCGCAGAAGATCATCGACGAGATGTTCCTGTTCGAAAACCTTGTCGAAATGGAAGACCGCAGCATCCAGCGTATTTTGCAGGAAGTGGATAACGAATCGCTGCTGGTGGCACTCAAAGGCGTGGACGACGCGTTGCGCGATAAGTTCTTCCGCAATATGTCCAAACGTCAGGCCGATATTATGCGTGACGATCTGAATTCCCGTGGCCCGGTTCGTATGTCGCAAGTCGAAAACGAGCAAAAAGCGATCCTGTTGATTGTCCGTCGTCTGGCAGAAACTGGCGAAATCGTGTTGGGTGGAGGCGACGATGTCTACGTCTAA
- a CDS encoding flagellar assembly protein FliH, with protein sequence MSTSKHQWKSWQPENLLQESFGQESELREAVPAGDPATEAAMQVELSRLRKQAEQKGFAQGQAQGLEAGKKQGYEEGFAQGREEGAAQGAAEYRQQQQKQTDEFAQLFDNVRITLDSLDSVMPARLVQVALMAARSLLGESVVSTSTNAWLMTRIQQLLHEDTLQQGNVQLWVSAEESAAVQEMLGSVLEARGWELRTDAQMLPGGCRLTTDGGELDATTETRWNELCNLSREGFAL encoded by the coding sequence ATGTCTACGTCTAAGCACCAGTGGAAGTCCTGGCAGCCAGAAAATCTCCTTCAGGAGTCATTCGGTCAGGAGAGCGAGTTGCGCGAGGCTGTACCGGCAGGCGATCCGGCGACGGAAGCGGCGATGCAGGTAGAGTTGTCGCGTCTGCGCAAACAGGCCGAACAAAAAGGCTTTGCCCAGGGGCAGGCGCAAGGGCTGGAAGCAGGAAAAAAACAGGGCTACGAAGAGGGTTTTGCGCAAGGCCGGGAAGAGGGCGCAGCGCAGGGCGCGGCGGAATACCGTCAGCAACAGCAGAAGCAGACCGATGAGTTCGCCCAACTGTTTGATAACGTCAGGATAACGCTCGATAGCCTCGACAGCGTGATGCCTGCGCGTCTGGTGCAGGTCGCCCTGATGGCGGCGCGCAGTTTGTTGGGCGAAAGCGTGGTGTCAACCTCGACCAACGCCTGGCTGATGACGCGCATTCAGCAACTGCTGCATGAAGATACGTTGCAGCAAGGCAATGTGCAGCTGTGGGTCAGCGCCGAAGAGTCTGCCGCTGTGCAGGAAATGCTGGGCTCGGTGCTGGAAGCCCGTGGCTGGGAATTGCGTACCGATGCGCAAATGCTGCCGGGCGGTTGTCGGTTAACCACCGATGGCGGCGAGCTGGACGCGACCACGGAAACCCGCTGGAACGAGCTGTGTAATCTGAGTCGTGAGGGCTTCGCGCTATGA
- the fliF gene encoding flagellar basal-body MS-ring/collar protein FliF, producing MTATTQSSNKKGIVDIKALLDNIRLNPRMIFFIAAAAAISIVIALLFWAKEPDYRVLYSNISEQDGGAIVTQLKQMQIPYRFAEIDGSIQIPAEQVYEVRLKLAQQGLPKGGAVGFELLDQEKFGISQFNEQVNFQRALEGELSRTIETLGPVSAARVHLAMPKPSLFLQDQKQPSASVTLTLISGRTLDAGQVSAISYMISSAVPGLSADRVTIVDQSGHLMTQSGEQATQTTQLKYTRKIEAEYQNRIQAILAPIVGAQNVRTQVTAQVDFTQHEQTAEQYQPNSRPEDMAIRSRQSSNAEQGGKSAVGGVPGALSNQPPAPVSAPIEQPAAQQTNGQGATNANANANATATPATPATPYNKQSDETTNYEVDKTLTHIKRSTGTVERLSVAVVVNYVAGADGKTAALSKDKLDQINALVKEVMGYSDKRGDTLNVVNTPFSTEADEPPVPLWKQPEVIKLMMSGARYLFVVLIAWILWRKAVQPFWTRHQEMLLQRMEMEKEARQAELEEQIRKRQSAEMAKAQQRVEAEQGAQQLREMADQEPQVIALVLRQWLNKEQKSS from the coding sequence ATGACTGCCACGACCCAAAGCAGTAACAAGAAAGGCATTGTCGATATTAAGGCACTGCTTGATAATATCCGGCTTAATCCCCGGATGATATTTTTCATTGCCGCCGCAGCTGCTATTTCCATCGTAATTGCACTGCTGTTCTGGGCTAAAGAACCTGACTACCGTGTTCTGTATAGCAATATTAGCGAGCAGGATGGCGGGGCGATCGTCACGCAACTGAAACAGATGCAGATACCGTACCGCTTTGCGGAGATCGACGGTTCTATTCAGATACCCGCTGAGCAGGTGTATGAAGTGCGTCTCAAGCTGGCCCAGCAGGGGCTGCCGAAAGGTGGCGCAGTGGGCTTTGAACTGCTTGATCAGGAAAAATTTGGCATCAGCCAGTTCAACGAACAAGTGAACTTCCAGCGTGCGCTGGAGGGCGAGCTTTCGCGCACCATCGAAACGCTTGGTCCGGTCAGCGCGGCGCGTGTGCATTTGGCAATGCCGAAGCCGTCCCTGTTTTTGCAAGATCAGAAACAACCTTCCGCGTCGGTGACGCTGACGTTGATCAGTGGCAGAACGCTGGATGCCGGGCAGGTGAGTGCGATTTCTTACATGATCTCCAGCGCCGTGCCGGGTCTGAGCGCCGATCGCGTGACGATTGTCGATCAAAGCGGACACCTGATGACGCAGAGCGGCGAGCAGGCGACGCAGACCACGCAGCTGAAATACACGCGCAAAATTGAAGCGGAATACCAGAATCGCATTCAGGCCATCCTGGCACCGATTGTCGGCGCGCAAAACGTCAGAACGCAGGTGACCGCGCAAGTTGACTTCACGCAGCACGAACAAACGGCCGAGCAGTACCAGCCCAACAGCCGCCCGGAAGATATGGCGATCCGCAGCCGCCAGAGCAGCAATGCCGAGCAGGGCGGTAAGAGTGCGGTAGGTGGCGTACCTGGTGCGTTAAGCAACCAGCCGCCTGCACCGGTTTCGGCGCCGATTGAGCAACCGGCAGCGCAGCAAACCAATGGGCAAGGCGCGACCAATGCCAACGCCAATGCGAACGCAACCGCGACGCCTGCCACACCGGCGACGCCATACAACAAGCAGAGCGATGAAACCACCAACTATGAAGTGGACAAAACGCTCACGCATATCAAGCGCAGTACCGGTACGGTGGAACGCCTCTCTGTTGCGGTGGTGGTGAACTATGTGGCTGGCGCAGACGGTAAAACCGCCGCGCTCAGCAAAGATAAGCTCGACCAGATCAACGCGCTGGTGAAAGAGGTGATGGGCTACTCCGACAAACGCGGCGATACGCTGAATGTCGTGAACACCCCGTTCAGCACTGAGGCTGACGAACCGCCGGTTCCGCTGTGGAAACAGCCTGAAGTCATCAAACTGATGATGTCTGGCGCCCGTTATCTGTTTGTAGTGCTGATCGCCTGGATCCTGTGGCGTAAAGCGGTACAGCCGTTCTGGACGCGCCACCAGGAGATGCTGTTACAGCGTATGGAAATGGAAAAAGAGGCCCGCCAGGCCGAGCTGGAAGAGCAAATCCGTAAGCGTCAGAGCGCGGAAATGGCGAAAGCACAGCAGCGCGTTGAGGCGGAACAAGGCGCGCAGCAGCTACGTGAAATGGCCGATCAGGAGCCGCAGGTTATCGCGCTGGTTCTTCGTCAATGGTTGAATAAGGAACAGAAGTCGTCATGA
- a CDS encoding CheR family methyltransferase, with product MTPHAPQAPIVLTESEIEKISKLIYQRAGIVLTAQKRDMVYNRLSRRLRELNLKSFEDYTDRLVANPGSDEWQVFVNALTTNLTSFFREAYHFPTLARHAQSRNGSYNVWCAAASTGEEPWSIAMTLEETLGRSITGPRVLATDIDTDVLEKASLGVYRLSDIDNLTEQQKRTWFLRGTGEHQNRVKIKSELRSTVQFRQLNLIDAQWDIPAPFDAIFCRNVMIYFDQNTQEKLLQRFAKILKPGGLLFVGHSEHFQNLTSPFRLLGQSVYRLGD from the coding sequence ATGACTCCGCACGCTCCACAAGCACCCATCGTGCTGACCGAGAGTGAAATAGAAAAAATCAGCAAATTGATATACCAGCGCGCCGGTATTGTCCTTACCGCGCAAAAACGCGACATGGTTTATAACCGTCTCTCCCGTCGTCTGCGGGAGCTGAATTTAAAAAGTTTTGAGGATTACACCGATCGGCTGGTGGCGAATCCAGGCAGTGACGAGTGGCAGGTATTTGTGAATGCCCTGACCACCAACCTGACCTCTTTTTTCCGCGAGGCGTATCACTTCCCGACGCTGGCCCGGCATGCCCAGTCCAGAAACGGCAGCTACAACGTCTGGTGCGCGGCGGCTTCGACCGGCGAAGAGCCGTGGTCAATCGCCATGACGCTGGAAGAGACGCTGGGGCGCAGCATTACCGGCCCGCGCGTGCTGGCCACCGATATTGATACCGATGTACTGGAGAAAGCCAGCCTCGGGGTTTACCGGTTAAGTGATATCGACAACCTGACCGAACAGCAAAAACGCACCTGGTTTTTGCGCGGGACGGGCGAGCATCAAAACAGAGTGAAAATCAAAAGCGAACTTCGCAGCACCGTACAGTTTCGCCAGCTCAATCTGATTGATGCGCAGTGGGATATTCCCGCGCCTTTCGATGCCATTTTTTGCCGTAACGTGATGATTTATTTCGATCAGAACACCCAGGAGAAGCTGCTGCAGCGCTTCGCGAAAATACTGAAACCCGGCGGGCTGCTGTTTGTTGGCCACTCGGAACATTTTCAAAATTTAACCAGCCCGTTTCGTCTGCTCGGGCAGTCTGTCTATCGCCTTGGAGATTAA
- a CDS encoding chemotaxis response regulator protein-glutamate methylesterase, with protein sequence MRKIKVLCIDDSSLIRKIMTHIVNEQPDMEMVATALDPIVARDLIKQHNPDVLTLDVEMPRMDGLEFLERLMRLRPMPVVMLSSLTSKGSDITLSALELGAVDFITKPQMGLKEGMAQYSDMIADKIRMAAKARIRRSETKVAPPRVMRAPLVGSEKIIAIGSSTGGTEALRHLLQPLPATSPAIVIAQHMPPGFTRSFANRLDHLCQMSVKEAEHGERVLPGHVYIAPGAFHMELTRSGANYHVALSDDLPVNRHRPSVDALFHSVARSAGKNAIGVILTGMGSDGAAGLLAMRQAGAWTIAQSERTCVVFGMPREAIAHNAACETVDLEQIGQHILQRSAGQARRI encoded by the coding sequence ATGAGAAAAATCAAGGTGTTATGCATTGATGATTCGTCACTGATCCGCAAGATCATGACGCACATCGTTAACGAGCAGCCGGATATGGAAATGGTCGCCACGGCGCTGGACCCGATTGTCGCGCGCGATCTGATTAAACAACACAACCCGGATGTGCTGACGCTGGACGTGGAAATGCCGCGTATGGACGGGCTGGAGTTTCTGGAAAGGCTGATGCGCCTGCGCCCGATGCCGGTGGTGATGTTGTCATCTCTCACCAGCAAAGGCTCCGATATTACGCTCAGCGCGCTGGAGCTTGGCGCGGTGGACTTTATCACCAAACCGCAAATGGGCTTAAAAGAAGGCATGGCGCAATACAGCGACATGATTGCCGACAAAATCCGCATGGCGGCGAAAGCGCGTATCCGGCGCAGCGAAACGAAAGTGGCACCACCCCGCGTGATGAGAGCGCCGCTGGTGGGCAGCGAAAAGATTATCGCCATTGGCTCTTCCACGGGCGGCACCGAAGCGCTGCGCCACTTGTTGCAACCGCTGCCGGCGACAAGCCCGGCCATTGTTATCGCCCAGCATATGCCGCCTGGTTTTACCCGCTCCTTTGCCAACCGGCTGGACCATCTGTGCCAGATGTCGGTGAAAGAGGCGGAACACGGCGAGCGCGTACTGCCTGGTCACGTCTACATTGCGCCCGGTGCTTTTCATATGGAGCTGACGCGCAGCGGGGCGAACTATCACGTCGCGCTGAGTGATGATTTGCCGGTTAACCGCCACCGCCCCTCGGTGGACGCGCTGTTCCACTCCGTCGCGCGAAGCGCCGGGAAAAACGCCATCGGCGTCATTTTGACAGGGATGGGCAGCGACGGTGCCGCCGGACTGCTGGCCATGCGCCAGGCAGGAGCGTGGACCATCGCGCAGAGTGAACGCACTTGCGTGGTCTTCGGCATGCCGCGCGAAGCGATTGCGCACAACGCCGCCTGTGAAACCGTCGATCTGGAACAAATTGGTCAGCACATCCTTCAGCGTTCTGCCGGTCAGGCGCGCAGGATTTAA
- the fliI gene encoding flagellar protein export ATPase FliI has protein sequence MTTRLKKWLDGIDLREHKMAELPPFRRYGRLTRATGLVMEAVGLKLPIGTLCIVERETETGIQRVESEVVGFNAETLYLMPLENVEGVLPGARVYAFGNNVKGKLLPLGPELLGRVLDASARPLDGLPPPGSTDRGPLFTAPFNPLQRDPIKNVLDVGVRAINGLLTVGRGQRMGLFAGSGVGKSVLLGMMARFTKADVIVVGLIGERGREVKDFIENILGKEGLKRSVVIAAPADVSPILRMQGAVYCTRIAEDFRDRGLDVLLIMDSLTRYAMAQREIALAIGEPPATKGYPPSVFAKLPALVERAGNGTKGGGSITAFYTVLTEGDDQQDPIADSARAILDGHIVLSRRLAESGHYPAIDIEASISRAMTELIEPAHYKKVQRFKQMLSSYQRNRDLVSVGAYAAGSDPLLDQAISLYPSMERYLHQGIHESCDYPTSCAELSALFPDAGAN, from the coding sequence ATGACCACCCGGCTAAAAAAGTGGCTTGATGGCATTGACCTGCGCGAGCACAAAATGGCGGAACTGCCGCCGTTTCGCCGCTATGGTCGGCTGACGCGTGCGACCGGTCTGGTGATGGAAGCTGTCGGTCTGAAATTGCCGATCGGCACGCTGTGCATTGTCGAACGCGAGACCGAAACGGGCATTCAGCGCGTAGAGAGCGAAGTGGTGGGGTTCAATGCCGAAACCCTCTATTTGATGCCGCTGGAAAACGTCGAAGGCGTACTGCCTGGCGCCAGAGTGTATGCCTTTGGTAACAACGTTAAAGGCAAACTGCTGCCGCTGGGACCGGAATTGCTGGGGCGCGTGCTGGATGCCAGCGCGCGTCCGCTCGATGGCCTGCCGCCGCCGGGGTCGACCGATCGCGGGCCGCTGTTTACCGCGCCGTTTAACCCGCTGCAGCGCGATCCCATCAAAAACGTGCTCGACGTGGGTGTTCGCGCGATCAATGGCTTACTGACCGTTGGCCGCGGCCAGCGTATGGGGCTGTTCGCCGGTTCCGGCGTCGGTAAAAGCGTACTGCTGGGCATGATGGCGCGTTTCACCAAAGCGGATGTCATCGTCGTCGGGTTGATTGGCGAGCGTGGCCGTGAGGTGAAGGATTTTATCGAGAACATTCTCGGTAAAGAGGGGCTTAAACGTTCAGTCGTTATCGCCGCACCGGCGGATGTATCGCCGATTCTGCGTATGCAGGGCGCGGTCTACTGCACGCGTATCGCCGAAGATTTTCGCGATCGCGGCCTCGATGTGCTGCTGATTATGGACTCCTTAACCCGTTACGCGATGGCGCAACGTGAAATTGCGCTCGCCATCGGTGAACCGCCCGCGACCAAAGGCTACCCGCCTTCGGTTTTCGCCAAGCTGCCTGCGCTGGTGGAACGTGCCGGTAACGGCACCAAAGGCGGCGGTTCGATCACCGCGTTTTATACCGTGTTGACGGAAGGGGATGATCAGCAGGATCCGATTGCCGACTCGGCGCGTGCGATCCTCGACGGTCATATTGTGCTCTCGCGCAGGCTGGCGGAATCGGGACACTACCCGGCGATTGATATCGAAGCCTCGATAAGCCGTGCGATGACCGAGCTTATCGAACCGGCGCATTACAAAAAAGTGCAGCGTTTTAAACAGATGCTCTCCTCTTACCAGCGTAACCGCGATCTGGTGAGCGTAGGCGCGTATGCGGCGGGCAGCGATCCGTTGCTGGATCAGGCGATTAGCCTGTACCCCAGCATGGAGCGTTATCTCCACCAGGGAATTCATGAATCCTGTGATTATCCGACCTCCTGCGCGGAGCTTTCCGCGCTGTTTCCGGATGCCGGGGCGAACTAA
- the cheY gene encoding chemotaxis response regulator CheY produces MADKNLRFLVVDDFATMRRIVRNLLKDLGFNRVEEAEDGLDALNKLRADAFDFVISDWNMPNMDGLQLLTEIRADANLNKMPVLMVTAEAKKENIIAAAQAGASGYVVKPFTAATLEEKLNKIFEKIGW; encoded by the coding sequence ATGGCAGACAAAAACTTACGCTTTCTCGTTGTTGACGATTTCGCCACCATGCGCCGCATCGTTCGCAATCTGTTGAAAGACCTTGGCTTTAACCGTGTTGAAGAAGCCGAAGATGGCCTGGACGCGCTGAACAAACTGCGTGCAGACGCGTTCGATTTCGTTATCAGCGACTGGAACATGCCGAACATGGATGGCTTACAGCTGCTGACGGAAATCCGCGCCGACGCGAATTTAAACAAAATGCCCGTGCTGATGGTTACCGCTGAGGCCAAGAAAGAGAACATCATCGCGGCCGCGCAGGCGGGTGCCAGCGGTTATGTGGTGAAACCTTTCACCGCGGCAACGCTGGAAGAAAAGCTCAACAAAATCTTTGAAAAAATCGGGTGGTAA
- the fliJ gene encoding flagellar export protein FliJ has translation MASHNPMDVLRELAEKKLNDTTVRLGSARQAHVQETSRLEQLRTYSQEYRQQMQTTLTQSRVSIMALQTQQRFLTSLDGVVEQQVRRVSASQFAVDNVQDAWKKDKQRLNAFEALKNRAEAQRLLKENRLEQKLMDEFARRASQRNI, from the coding sequence ATGGCCAGCCATAACCCAATGGATGTACTGCGTGAGCTGGCGGAAAAGAAGCTCAATGACACGACGGTACGGCTCGGTAGCGCTCGTCAGGCGCATGTCCAGGAGACTTCCCGGCTGGAGCAGTTGCGCACGTACTCGCAAGAATACCGCCAGCAAATGCAAACAACGCTGACGCAAAGCCGCGTTTCAATTATGGCGCTACAGACACAGCAGCGATTTTTAACCTCTCTGGATGGGGTGGTTGAGCAACAGGTCAGGCGGGTTTCCGCCAGCCAGTTTGCCGTGGATAACGTGCAGGACGCCTGGAAAAAAGATAAGCAGCGGCTGAATGCTTTTGAAGCGCTGAAAAACCGTGCTGAAGCCCAGCGATTGTTAAAAGAGAACCGGCTGGAACAAAAGCTGATGGATGAGTTTGCCCGTCGCGCCAGCCAAAGGAACATATAA